The following are from one region of the Anguilla rostrata isolate EN2019 chromosome 7, ASM1855537v3, whole genome shotgun sequence genome:
- the LOC135258565 gene encoding serine/threonine-protein phosphatase 6 regulatory subunit 2-like, with product MFWKFDLHTTSHIDKLLDKEDVTLQELMEEEDVLQECKAQNRRLLLFLSQDHCMQELVTLITREPPEDMEEKIRFKYPNIACELLTSDVNHINDKLGGDESLLETLYGFLEQQPPLNPLLASFFSKTIGNLIARKTEQVITFLRKKEGFIGLVLKHIDTSAMMDLLLRLISCVEPAPLRQEVLAWLNEEKLVQRLVGLIHTGQDEERQSNASQTLCDIIRLSRDQATQLQESMEPDPLLAVLESQESVEELLKNMFPEEKSEACIVNGTQVLLTLLETRRPGLEGLMDLCSQGYERSYTVNSSILQGIQPHLKDFHQLLLQPPKKAAMLTTIGLLEEPLGNSRLHVARMVASLLQASTPSVSQELCRLDTVDLLLDLFFKYTWNNFLHLQVELCVAAILNHASQEEKAMGTLGQEQGGVQGQGQGQGAGQEQTQGGQEQGWGWGKSREGEGQGAGQEQGKGPEQGKGQEQGQKQGQEQDKGQKQGQEQDKGQEHGQEHGQEQGQEQGKGEGQGQKHGQEQGQEQGEGGASQMTGPDTPDASGHNVLVAHLFQKCRLVQRILDAWEENDKIQAEGGMRRGNMGHLTRIANAVVQNMEKGPVQAQVADLIKELPEDCRGRWESFVDETLTETNRRNTVDLVSSHHLHSSSEDDDMEGPFPNELSLQQAFSDYQIQQMTANFVDQFGFNDEEFAEHDDNINATFDRIAEINFSLDADDDSANSAVFEACCKERIQQFDDNEEEEDIWEEKEINYATQVRSRTRFGVSRTSEGSSRTDMENGERGRGAGSGEEEAESKESSTHTENSKNASQTEAKEADSTGSPGWTASFEDAVNSKAPAPGTAVDVGAGLWDSASPQRDSAHIEDKGWAKFTDFQPFCCSESGPRCSSPVDSESTDSEGRPKQSQDKSLKGSSPCAWNVCVARKAPLVASDSSSSGGSDSEEDEEDKADIVTETITTGAGKETIKLTMDAKNEKAVFTRPDTHRVFRPADRGEEAETALMAKLSIADGPQKGAELPEKTEAAGDPLNATATASPATDLTVTDKKEEAPSPVEPTLNGPA from the exons ATGTTCTGGAAGTTTGACCTGCACACCACCTCCCACATCGACAAGCTGCTGGACAAGGAGGATGTGACCCTGCAGGagctgatggaggaggaggacgtgCTGCAGGAGTGCAAGGCCCAGAACCGCAggctgctcctcttcctcagccagGACCACTGCATGCAGGAGCTGGTCACCCTCATCACCCGGGAGCCGCCCGAGGACATGGAGGAGAAGATCCGCTTCAA GTACCCCAACATCGCCTGCGAGCTCCTGACCTCGGACGTGAACCACATCAACGACAAGCTGGGCGGGGACGAGTCTCTGCTGGAGACGCTGTACGGCTTCCTGGAGCAGCAGCCCCCGCTCAaccccctgctggccagctTCTTCAGCAAGACCATCGGCAACCTCATCGCCCGCAAGACCGAACAG GTCATCACCTTCCTGAGGAAGAAAGAGGGCTTCATCGGCCTGGTGCTGAAGCACATCGACACCTCCGCCATGATGGACCTGCTGCTCCGGCTCATCAGCTGCGTGGAGCCTGCCCCCTTGAGGCAGGAGGTCCTCGCT TGGCTGAACGAGGAGAAGCTGGTTCAGAGGCTCGTTGGGCTCATTCACACGGGCCAGGACGAGGAG AGGCAATCCAACGCTTCACAGACCCTGTGTGACATCATCCGTCTGAGCAGAGACCAGGCCACACAGCTGCAGGAGAGCATGGAGCCGGACCCCCTGCTCGCTGTGCTGGAGTC GCAGGAGAGCGTGGAGGAGCTGCTGAAGAACATGTTCCCGGAGGAGAAGAGCGAGGCCTGCATCGTCAACGGAACTCAAGTGCTGCTTACCTTACTGGAAACCAGGAGGCCGGG GTTGGAAGGGCTGATGGACCTGTGTTCTCAGGGATATGAAAGGTCTTACACTGTCAACAGCAGCATACTACAGGGCATCCAGCCTCATCTAAAGGACTTccaccagctgctcctccagcccCCCAAG AAAGCGGCGATGCTGACGACGATCGGCCTGCTGGAGGAGCCGCTGGGGAACTCGCGGCTGCACGTGGCGCGCATGGTGGCCTCCCTGCTGCAGGCCAGCACGCCCAGCGTCAGCCAGGAGCTCTGCCGCCTGGACACCGTCGACCTGCTGCTG gatttgttttttaaatacacctGGAACAACTTTTTGCACTTACAAGTGGAGCTGTGCGTCGCTGCCATCCTGAACCACGCGTCCCAGGAGGAGAAGGCCATGGGCAccctggggcaggaacaggggggggtgcaggggcaggggcagggacagggggcggggcaggagcaGACGCAGGGG gggcaggagcaggggtgggggtggggcaagagcagggaaggggaggggcagggggcggggcaggagcagggtaAGGGGCCGGAGCAGGGGaaggggcaggagcaggggcagaagcaggggcaggagcaggataAGGGGCAGAagcaggggcaggagcaggataAGGGGCAGGAGCATGGGCAGGAGCATgggcaggagcaggggcaggagcaggggaagggggaggggcaggggcagaagcacgggcaggagcaggggcaggagcagggcgAGGGTGGGGCCAGCCAGATGACCGGCCCGGACACGCCCGACGCTTCCGGACACAACGTCCTGGTTGCTCAC CTCTTCCAGAAGTGTCGATTGGTGCAGCGGATACTGGACGCCTGGGAGGAAAACGACAAAATTCA GGCTGAGGGGGGGATGAGGAGGGGGAACATGGGGCACCTGACCAGGATAGCCAACGCCGTGGTGCAGAACATGGAGAAGGGCCCCGTGCAGGCCCAGGTCGCCGACCTCATCAAAG AGCTGCCAGAGGACTGCAGAGGACGCTGGGAAAGTTTTGTGGACGAGACGCTGACAGAAACCAACAGGAGGAACACTGTGGACCTG GTGAGCTCGCACCACCTGCACTCCTCCAGCGAGGACGACGACATGGAGGGCCCCTTCCCCAACGAGCTGTCACTCCAgcag GCGTTTTCGGATTATCAGATCCAACAGATGACGGCAAACTTTGTGGATCAGTTCGGGTTTAACGACGAGGAATTCGCAGAGCACGACGACAACATCAA tgcCACGTTTGATAGGATTGCAGAGATCAACTTCAGTTTGGATGCGGATGACGACAGC GCGAATTCCGCCGTGTTCGAGGCCTGCTGCAAGGAGAGGATACAGCAGTTCGACGAcaacgaggaagaggaggacatCTGGGAGGAAAAGGAAATTAACTATGCAACACAAGTCAGATCCAGAACAAG GTTTGGGGTCTCGCGCACCTCCGAGGGCTCCTCCAGGACTGACATGGAGAACGGGGAGCGGGGTCGAGGCGCCGGTTCgggcgaggaggaggcggagtccAAAGAGAGCTCcacccacacagaaaacagcaaaaacgCCAGCCAGACTGAGGCCAAAGAGGCGGATTCCACAGGAA GCCCAGGATGGACGGCCAGCTTCGAGGACGCGGTGAACTCGaaggcccccgcccccggcacGGCGGTGGACGTGGGTGCCGGACTGTGGGACTCCGCCTCCCCGCAGCGAGACTCCGCCCACATCGAGGACAAAGGGTGGGCCAAGTTCACCGACTTCCAGCCTTTCTGCTG CTCAGAGTCCGGCCCCAGGTGCAGCTCCCCGGTGGATTCCGAGAGCACCGATTCGGAAGGGCGTCCCAAACAGAGCCAGGATAAGAGCT tgaaGGGCTCGTCGCCGTGCGCGTGGAACGTGTGCGTGGCCAGGAAGGCGCCGCTGGTGGCCTCGGACAGCAGCTCCTCCGGCGGCTCCGAcagcgaggaggacgaggaggacaaAGCCGACATCGTCACGGAGACCATCACCACGGGCGCCGGCAAGGAGACCATCAAGCTCACCATGGACGCCAAGAACGAGAAGGCGGTCTTCACGAG